One Tolypothrix bouteillei VB521301 DNA window includes the following coding sequences:
- the ectB gene encoding diaminobutyrate--2-oxoglutarate transaminase translates to MNIFEKQESNVRSYCRNFPDLFHRAKGSLIYSESGKAYIDFLAGAGALNYGHNNDYIKQKVISYLDADGVAHGLDLYTSAKEKFLIKFKETVLQPKNLDYRLQFCGPTGTNAVEAALKLARKIKKRTGIFSFMGAYHGMTLGSLSISGNLEIRAGSFGTSNNITFMPYPYGFMSNFDTIEYMESVLTDPNSGIEKPAAIIFETVQAEGGVIVAPIAWMQNLRQLCDKHEILLICDDIQVGCSRTGPFFSFERANIVPDMVVLSKSISGYGFPMSLLLIKPEFDIWQPGEHTGTFRGNQLAFVGGTAALEYKEITNLEQEIKVKEAFLKNFLLEKIASINEKIEIRGLGLIWGIDIARFGKIDLAKKIASRCFELGLIIEKVGRDNTVLKILPPLNIEMSILEKGCSILEQAFHDFLEK, encoded by the coding sequence ATGAATATTTTTGAAAAACAAGAATCAAATGTTAGAAGTTATTGCCGAAACTTTCCAGATTTATTCCATCGAGCTAAAGGTTCTTTAATTTATTCAGAATCAGGCAAAGCTTACATTGATTTTCTAGCAGGAGCAGGTGCTTTAAATTATGGGCATAACAATGATTATATAAAACAAAAAGTGATATCTTATCTAGACGCTGACGGAGTTGCACATGGTTTAGATTTATATACATCTGCAAAAGAAAAGTTTTTAATTAAATTTAAGGAAACAGTTCTCCAACCTAAAAATTTGGATTATCGACTTCAGTTTTGCGGACCTACTGGAACCAATGCCGTTGAAGCTGCCTTAAAATTGGCAAGAAAAATAAAAAAGAGAACAGGCATATTCTCATTTATGGGAGCCTATCATGGGATGACATTAGGTAGCTTATCCATAAGCGGAAATCTTGAAATTCGAGCGGGTTCATTTGGCACATCAAATAATATAACGTTTATGCCTTACCCTTATGGTTTCATGTCAAATTTTGATACTATAGAGTATATGGAATCAGTCCTTACCGATCCTAATTCCGGGATTGAAAAACCAGCAGCAATTATATTTGAAACAGTACAAGCTGAAGGTGGAGTTATTGTAGCACCAATAGCATGGATGCAAAATCTCAGACAATTGTGCGATAAACATGAGATTTTATTAATCTGTGATGATATTCAAGTAGGCTGTAGTCGAACAGGACCATTTTTTTCATTTGAAAGAGCTAACATTGTTCCCGATATGGTAGTGCTTTCAAAATCTATCAGTGGTTACGGTTTTCCCATGTCACTTCTGTTAATTAAACCAGAATTCGATATTTGGCAACCAGGAGAGCATACTGGCACTTTCAGAGGCAATCAACTAGCTTTTGTCGGTGGAACTGCTGCTCTAGAGTATAAAGAAATTACTAATCTTGAGCAGGAAATTAAAGTTAAAGAAGCTTTTTTGAAGAATTTTCTCCTTGAGAAAATAGCATCCATAAATGAAAAAATAGAGATACGTGGACTTGGCTTAATTTGGGGTATTGATATCGCTCGTTTTGGTAAAATAGATTTGGCAAAAAAGATAGCTTCACGTTGTTTTGAACTAGGTTTAATAATTGAAAAAGTTGGTAGAGATAACACTGTACTAAAAATTTTGCCACCTTTGAATATTGAAATGTCTATTTTAGAAAAAGGATGCTCTATCTTAGAGCAAGCTTTTCACGATTTTTTAGAAAAATAA
- a CDS encoding non-ribosomal peptide synthetase: MMLANQSKNTLAPEEIFSDKIYWLNQLFGELPETNLILDYVRPITYEGKHNSISFELSTDLSEALIQFTNRSDLSIYIVLVSVLSILMQKYTNNRDVIIGSPIYQFKGSDTCSNTIVPLRFNIINQLTFQEFLLQAKETILSAYTHQNYPFNELVKLLKLPQNQNRCPIFDIVVLLENIHLKNHIINLNNDLTISFRLTGNQINGKIYYNCNIFHEEILKSFINTYNNVLESVINTSFKIPLSDIAFLRQVDRQQLLEKFNKKVKKYPLEQTIDKLFENQVEQNPSRIAVVYKELHLTYQELNENVNQLATFLQNLGIEEGEFVGIFKERDINFLLGILAIHKAGGAYVPIDSNYPADRIKYMVSNSEVQIILTDSSCLKILQSLLENCSHLKCLICLDAPPTHKEFFSLSDVKIYNSLDFKNCSKKNPERSHVGTAPAYMLYTSGSTGLPKGTIVRHDGAINHIYAQFDELELTEDFCFLQSAPSSTDISVWQFLAPLLIGGKTVIVDTETSFVPEKLFEVLKEQSITVVELVPAVFGGLLSYISQLPEERRLLPELKWMMVSGESISVQRVNQWLSIYPSIKIANAYGPTEAADDITQFIADKALPENLRTVPIGKPLTNLNLYILDCQMQLVPIGFPGEICVSGIGVGNGYWKNEAKTKLSFVPNPFPNTKQKLPENNQDLLYKTGDLGRWLPDGNIEFLERIDNQVKIRGFRVELGEIEALLHQHSAVRESVVIVREDRPSEKRLVAYIVPEFEVQQPHDNVDEALSNQKSPISSELVSQLRNLLKERLPQHMVPSAFVMLRTLPLAPSGKVDRRALPAPDLIQLQCDRNFVSPSTPIQEMLAGIWIEVLGVTKVSIYDNFFELGGHSLLATRVISKVRQIFEIEFPLRRLFEQPTIAELAPDIEKSTKAGLGLGSSPIENIPRNGELVLSFSQQRLWFLAQLQPNSSFYNMSAAICLQGELNQNALEQSLNEILRRHEVLRTTFKTVEGRPIQVILSATRLSLPVIDLSELTSDQQKAKVKQLALAEAQQPFDLTTDLMIRVKLLRLGAQEHVAVFTMHHIASDGWSISVLLHELSVLYQTFCTGQASPLVDLPIQYADFAAWQRRWLVGKTRESQLTYWRQQLDGMPTVLELPTDRKRPAIQTFRGATCSFQISQEQSTALKTLSQQEGCTLFMTLLAAFKILLHRYTGSEDIVVGSPIANRNRSEIERLIGCFVNTLVFRTRFDSHFTFKELLSQVREVALQAYSHQDLPFDVLIEELQPQRSLSHAPLFQVMFILQNAPVSEIELLGLNLSLLENNSGTAKFDLTLSMEETASGLVGTFEYNTDLFEAETIHRMAGHLQTFLFGIVNNPEQHLWELPLLTEAEKTQFLKWNETQTEYPLQQCIHQLFEAQVERTPNAVAVAFADQQLTYTELDRRANQLAHYLHKLGVGPEILVGISVERSLDMVVGLLGILKAGGAYLPLDPTYPQQRLAFMLSDAQVPVLLTQQRNKTKLPQHNAQVVCLDTDWHTIAQESQQNPICNTTSDNLAYVIYTSGSTGTPKGVLGLHRGAVNRFYWMWQTYPFAETEVCCQKTSLNFVDSVWEIFGPLLQGVRTVIISDALVKNPQKFIEALASNHVTRLVLVPSLLRLLLNTENDLQKKLPKLKFWVVSGEALSIDLLQKFRQSMPESILLNLYGSSEVSADVTCYNITPQDNAPSRVAIGRPIANTQIYVLDKHLQRVPIGVPGELYIGGAGLARGYLNRPEMTSEKFISNDFGLPILDLRLGDLSQMSHPKSQIQNSKSSAGLYKTGDLVRYLPDGHLEFLGRIDHQVKLRGFRIELGEIEAILSQHSAVQQSVVVCKDDESNEQQLLAYVIPYPQQTTTVTELHCWLKEKLPDYMVPAAFVMLEALPLLPNGKINYQALPIPARTRPELESVYQLPQTELEQTIARIWQEILLIEEVGIHDNFFELGGHSLLLVQVHSKLQQIFQQDFSLVEMFQYPTISHLANYLTHNSRKQTSFLQPSQKAEIITDSIQRRKQIGQKHRAARKQKG, translated from the coding sequence ATGATGTTGGCTAATCAAAGTAAAAATACATTAGCTCCTGAAGAAATCTTTTCTGACAAAATTTATTGGTTAAATCAATTATTTGGAGAATTACCAGAGACAAATTTGATTCTAGATTATGTTAGACCAATAACCTATGAAGGTAAGCATAATTCGATAAGTTTTGAATTATCTACTGATTTATCTGAAGCTCTTATTCAGTTTACAAATCGCTCTGACTTATCTATATACATAGTTCTTGTATCCGTACTGAGTATATTGATGCAAAAATACACTAATAACCGTGATGTGATTATTGGTTCTCCTATTTATCAATTTAAGGGAAGTGATACCTGTTCAAATACCATTGTTCCCCTACGTTTTAACATAATAAATCAACTGACATTTCAAGAATTTCTCTTACAAGCCAAAGAGACAATATTAAGTGCTTATACTCATCAAAATTATCCTTTTAATGAATTAGTAAAGTTATTAAAATTACCACAAAATCAAAATCGTTGTCCGATTTTTGATATAGTAGTTTTATTAGAAAATATACACCTCAAAAACCATATAATAAATCTAAATAATGATTTGACAATTTCGTTTAGATTAACTGGGAACCAGATAAATGGTAAAATATATTACAATTGTAATATTTTTCACGAAGAGATTCTTAAGTCTTTTATAAACACTTATAACAATGTTCTTGAAAGTGTTATAAACACTTCTTTTAAAATACCATTATCTGATATTGCATTTTTAAGACAAGTTGATAGACAACAGTTATTGGAAAAATTTAATAAAAAGGTCAAAAAATATCCCTTGGAGCAGACGATTGACAAATTATTTGAAAATCAAGTAGAACAAAATCCTAGTAGGATTGCAGTTGTTTATAAAGAACTTCATTTAACATATCAAGAGCTAAATGAAAACGTTAATCAATTAGCCACATTTTTGCAAAATTTAGGAATTGAGGAAGGAGAGTTTGTAGGGATTTTCAAAGAGCGAGACATCAATTTTTTGCTCGGTATACTTGCGATTCATAAGGCTGGTGGAGCTTATGTACCTATTGATAGTAACTATCCGGCGGATAGAATCAAATACATGGTATCCAACAGCGAAGTGCAAATTATTTTAACAGACTCTTCCTGTTTAAAGATTTTGCAAAGCTTACTAGAGAATTGTTCGCACCTAAAATGCTTAATTTGTTTGGACGCTCCACCTACGCACAAAGAATTCTTCAGCCTGAGTGATGTTAAAATCTACAATTCTCTCGATTTCAAGAATTGTTCTAAAAAGAATCCAGAAAGGAGCCATGTAGGAACTGCTCCAGCTTATATGCTATATACATCTGGTTCAACTGGATTGCCCAAAGGTACTATCGTTCGGCATGATGGGGCTATTAACCATATATATGCACAATTTGATGAACTAGAATTAACAGAAGATTTTTGTTTCTTACAAAGCGCTCCTTCTTCTACTGATATTTCTGTCTGGCAATTTTTAGCTCCACTCCTTATTGGTGGTAAAACAGTTATCGTTGACACAGAAACAAGTTTTGTTCCTGAAAAATTATTTGAAGTTCTTAAAGAGCAAAGTATAACAGTTGTTGAACTAGTACCAGCAGTATTTGGAGGATTGCTAAGCTATATTTCCCAATTACCTGAAGAGCGACGATTGTTACCAGAGTTGAAGTGGATGATGGTATCCGGAGAATCAATATCGGTACAGCGAGTTAATCAGTGGTTGAGTATATATCCTTCAATCAAGATAGCTAATGCTTACGGTCCCACCGAGGCTGCTGATGATATTACACAGTTTATAGCCGATAAAGCTTTACCAGAAAACCTACGGACTGTTCCTATTGGTAAGCCGTTAACTAACTTAAATCTCTATATTCTCGATTGCCAAATGCAATTAGTACCGATAGGATTTCCTGGAGAAATTTGTGTATCCGGTATCGGCGTAGGGAATGGGTATTGGAAAAATGAAGCAAAAACTAAATTAAGTTTTGTTCCTAATCCCTTTCCAAATACCAAACAAAAATTGCCAGAAAATAATCAAGATTTACTTTATAAAACTGGAGATTTAGGAAGGTGGCTCCCTGACGGGAATATCGAATTTCTAGAGCGTATAGACAACCAGGTAAAAATTCGAGGCTTCCGCGTCGAACTTGGAGAAATTGAAGCACTTTTGCATCAGCATTCGGCGGTGAGGGAAAGTGTAGTTATTGTTAGAGAAGATCGGCCTAGCGAAAAGCGTTTGGTGGCATATATAGTTCCAGAATTTGAGGTTCAGCAGCCACATGACAATGTGGATGAAGCACTATCAAATCAAAAATCGCCAATCAGTAGCGAACTAGTGTCACAACTCCGGAACCTCTTAAAAGAAAGGTTACCACAACATATGGTGCCGTCAGCTTTTGTAATGCTAAGAACTCTACCATTAGCTCCTAGCGGTAAGGTAGATCGCCGAGCGCTACCCGCACCCGATCTGATACAGCTTCAGTGCGATCGCAATTTTGTCTCTCCTTCTACTCCCATTCAAGAGATGTTAGCTGGTATTTGGATAGAAGTTCTTGGTGTTACGAAAGTCAGCATCTACGATAACTTCTTTGAATTGGGAGGCCATTCTCTACTGGCGACCCGTGTTATTTCTAAGGTACGACAAATCTTTGAGATAGAGTTTCCTCTGCGTCGCTTGTTTGAGCAGCCAACAATAGCTGAGTTAGCACCAGACATTGAGAAGAGCACTAAGGCGGGGTTAGGATTGGGAAGTTCTCCTATTGAAAACATTCCAAGGAACGGAGAGTTAGTTCTGTCCTTTTCCCAACAACGTTTGTGGTTCCTGGCTCAGCTACAACCTAATAGCTCTTTCTACAATATGTCAGCCGCTATCTGCTTGCAAGGAGAGCTAAATCAAAATGCCCTTGAGCAGAGCCTTAACGAAATTTTACGTCGCCACGAAGTCTTGCGAACTACCTTTAAAACAGTTGAAGGACGACCCATACAAGTCATTTTATCAGCAACAAGATTGTCATTGCCAGTGATTGATTTGAGTGAATTAACTTCAGATCAACAAAAAGCTAAAGTCAAACAATTGGCACTTGCTGAGGCACAACAGCCCTTTGACCTAACAACTGACTTAATGATTCGCGTGAAATTGCTGCGCCTTGGAGCACAAGAGCACGTAGCGGTATTTACCATGCACCATATTGCCTCTGATGGTTGGTCAATAAGTGTACTGTTACACGAACTTTCTGTACTTTATCAAACCTTTTGTACGGGGCAAGCGTCACCTCTTGTTGACCTACCGATTCAGTATGCAGACTTTGCCGCTTGGCAAAGGCGATGGCTTGTAGGAAAGACACGAGAGTCCCAGCTTACTTACTGGCGGCAACAATTAGATGGAATGCCAACAGTGCTGGAATTACCTACCGATCGCAAACGACCTGCTATTCAAACTTTCCGGGGTGCTACTTGTTCTTTTCAAATTTCTCAAGAGCAATCTACTGCACTCAAGACTTTGAGTCAGCAAGAAGGATGCACTTTATTTATGACTTTGCTAGCAGCTTTTAAAATATTGCTGCATCGTTATACAGGAAGTGAAGATATTGTAGTTGGTTCTCCTATTGCCAACCGCAACCGCTCTGAGATAGAACGGCTCATTGGTTGTTTTGTTAATACCTTAGTGTTTCGGACTCGTTTTGACAGCCATTTTACCTTCAAAGAGTTGTTAAGCCAGGTGCGAGAGGTAGCATTACAAGCTTACTCCCATCAAGATTTACCGTTTGATGTGCTGATAGAAGAGTTGCAACCGCAGCGATCGCTAAGCCACGCACCTCTATTTCAGGTGATGTTCATCCTTCAAAATGCACCAGTGTCAGAGATAGAGTTATTGGGTTTAAACTTGAGTCTTCTTGAAAATAACAGTGGTACAGCAAAGTTTGATTTGACCTTGTCCATGGAAGAGACTGCTTCAGGACTAGTTGGGACTTTCGAATATAATACCGATCTGTTTGAAGCGGAAACTATACACAGGATGGCTGGGCATTTACAGACGTTTCTTTTTGGAATTGTTAATAATCCAGAGCAGCACCTTTGGGAGCTACCTCTATTGACTGAAGCCGAAAAGACACAGTTTTTGAAGTGGAATGAAACACAAACTGAGTATCCACTGCAGCAATGCATTCATCAGTTATTTGAGGCTCAAGTAGAGCGTACACCCAATGCGGTTGCTGTAGCCTTTGCAGATCAACAACTGACATATACGGAGCTCGATCGGCGTGCAAATCAACTAGCACACTATTTGCACAAGTTGGGTGTAGGACCAGAGATATTGGTAGGCATAAGCGTAGAGCGATCGCTCGACATGGTTGTTGGGCTGTTAGGAATTCTCAAGGCTGGAGGTGCTTATTTACCTTTAGATCCGACATATCCACAACAGCGCTTAGCCTTCATGCTATCAGATGCACAAGTGCCAGTGTTACTCACTCAACAACGAAACAAAACAAAACTTCCCCAGCATAACGCACAAGTGGTTTGTTTAGATACAGACTGGCACACTATTGCTCAAGAAAGTCAACAGAACCCAATATGTAACACGACATCTGACAATTTGGCTTATGTCATTTACACCTCTGGTTCTACTGGAACACCCAAAGGAGTCCTCGGTCTCCATCGAGGTGCTGTAAATCGGTTTTACTGGATGTGGCAAACTTATCCGTTTGCAGAAACAGAAGTTTGTTGCCAGAAGACATCCTTAAACTTTGTGGATTCAGTTTGGGAAATTTTTGGACCTTTATTGCAAGGGGTGCGGACAGTTATTATTTCCGATGCTTTAGTTAAGAATCCGCAAAAATTTATAGAAGCCCTGGCAAGTAACCACGTGACGCGGTTAGTTCTTGTCCCTTCGCTACTGCGTTTGCTATTGAATACTGAAAACGATTTGCAAAAAAAATTACCCAAGTTAAAGTTTTGGGTGGTTAGTGGAGAAGCGCTCTCAATTGACTTATTGCAAAAATTTCGGCAGAGTATGCCAGAAAGCATCCTTTTGAATCTTTATGGTTCCTCAGAAGTTTCTGCTGATGTCACTTGCTACAATATCACCCCTCAAGATAACGCTCCTTCGCGAGTTGCAATAGGTCGTCCCATAGCTAATACGCAAATTTATGTGTTAGATAAGCATTTACAGCGTGTTCCCATTGGAGTGCCAGGTGAGTTGTATATTGGTGGTGCAGGACTGGCGAGAGGTTATTTAAATCGACCTGAGATGACCTCAGAAAAATTTATCTCAAACGATTTTGGATTGCCGATTTTAGATCTTAGATTGGGGGATTTGAGTCAGATGAGTCATCCAAAATCCCAAATTCAAAATTCAAAATCAAGTGCAGGTCTATACAAAACTGGGGACTTGGTTCGCTACCTCCCTGATGGCCATCTTGAATTTCTGGGGCGCATTGACCATCAAGTCAAGCTTCGTGGCTTCCGTATTGAACTTGGAGAGATTGAAGCAATTTTGAGTCAACATTCAGCAGTACAGCAAAGCGTGGTTGTTTGCAAGGACGATGAATCTAATGAACAGCAGTTATTAGCCTATGTCATTCCTTATCCACAACAGACAACCACTGTCACTGAACTTCATTGCTGGCTAAAAGAGAAACTACCCGATTATATGGTGCCAGCGGCCTTTGTAATGCTGGAGGCTTTACCACTCTTGCCCAATGGCAAAATTAATTACCAAGCGCTACCAATTCCCGCTCGTACACGTCCTGAATTGGAATCAGTTTATCAGTTACCACAAACAGAGCTAGAACAAACCATTGCCAGGATTTGGCAAGAAATACTTCTCATTGAGGAAGTTGGTATCCATGATAATTTCTTTGAGCTTGGGGGTCACTCATTGCTCTTAGTTCAGGTTCATAGCAAGCTACAACAAATATTTCAACAAGATTTTTCCTTAGTTGAAATGTTCCAATATCCAACTATAAGTCACCTAGCCAACTATTTAACTCATAATTCACGCAAACAAACATCTTTTCTACAACCTTCTCAAAAAGCTGAAATTATAACAGATTCGATACAGCGCCGAAAACAAATCGGACAAAAGCATCGAGCAGCCAGAAAGCAAAAAGGATAG
- a CDS encoding condensation domain-containing protein: protein MTTENIQDIYELSPIQHGILVHSLSSSDLVLYFVQLGFTWHGNIDIVSFERAWQHVMDRHTILRTSFYWQDIDKPLQVVYQYAKVPLEQQDWRGIDSFEQHKRLNSFLKHDRERGFDFSQAPLMRVTLIRLNDRSYKFIWSLHMIILDGWSYPLVLKEVMELYTAFCRGQDVPLVPGSRFRDYITWLGKQDSSQAEEFWRQMLKGVKAPTPLTNLDDSNLLSLEERYDELLVKLSETTTAKLQSLAKQHHLTINVLVQGAWVLLLSRYTCQNEVVYGCTVSGRPVDLEGSESMLGMLVNTLPVRVKVDAEQYLLPWLKQFQEQLVEIRQYEYTSLVDIQRWSEVQRGFSLFDSIFVFENQPIDKILRDSGEQNQIIDFSHPLNLYKTNYPLNLIGYPGSELRIGINYDFHRFDTATITGILKHFEILLQNIAAHPNVILKDLSWLTEREQYMNSMLEEQVTFNFSPHDSLFARKLPIANR from the coding sequence ATGACAACAGAAAATATTCAAGATATCTACGAATTATCGCCAATACAGCATGGGATTCTAGTCCACAGTTTGTCTTCTTCTGACTTAGTGCTCTATTTTGTCCAACTAGGCTTTACTTGGCACGGAAATATAGACATTGTCTCTTTTGAACGTGCTTGGCAGCATGTTATGGACCGACACACAATTTTGCGTACTAGTTTCTATTGGCAAGATATAGACAAACCTCTACAAGTTGTATACCAATATGCAAAAGTACCTCTAGAGCAGCAAGACTGGAGAGGAATAGATTCATTTGAACAGCACAAGCGCTTAAACTCTTTTTTAAAACACGATCGCGAACGAGGTTTTGATTTTTCTCAAGCACCTCTTATGCGCGTGACTTTAATTCGTCTCAACGACCGCTCTTACAAATTCATTTGGAGTTTACACATGATTATTTTGGATGGGTGGTCCTATCCGTTAGTGCTGAAAGAAGTTATGGAGCTGTACACAGCATTTTGTCGAGGGCAAGATGTACCTTTAGTACCTGGTAGCCGTTTTCGAGACTACATTACTTGGTTGGGGAAGCAGGATTCATCACAAGCAGAGGAATTCTGGCGGCAAATGCTGAAAGGAGTAAAAGCACCTACTCCCCTTACCAATCTAGATGACAGCAACTTACTCAGCCTAGAAGAAAGATACGATGAGCTACTGGTTAAACTATCCGAAACGACCACTGCAAAACTACAATCTTTAGCAAAACAGCATCACCTCACTATTAACGTACTCGTTCAGGGAGCCTGGGTTTTACTTCTCAGTCGCTACACTTGTCAAAATGAGGTTGTCTATGGGTGTACTGTTTCTGGTCGTCCAGTAGATTTAGAAGGCTCAGAGTCAATGCTTGGTATGTTAGTCAACACACTACCAGTAAGGGTCAAAGTAGATGCAGAACAATATTTATTACCTTGGCTTAAACAGTTTCAGGAACAACTGGTAGAGATTCGTCAGTATGAATACACTTCTCTAGTTGATATTCAACGATGGAGTGAAGTGCAACGAGGTTTCTCTTTGTTTGACAGTATATTTGTGTTTGAGAATCAACCAATTGATAAGATATTAAGAGATTCAGGAGAGCAAAATCAAATTATTGATTTTTCTCATCCACTCAACCTTTACAAGACTAATTACCCTCTGAATTTAATTGGATATCCAGGTTCAGAGTTACGCATTGGGATCAATTATGATTTCCACCGTTTTGATACTGCAACTATTACTGGCATATTAAAGCATTTCGAGATATTACTGCAAAATATAGCGGCTCATCCTAACGTTATCCTCAAAGATTTGTCTTGGCTAACAGAACGAGAGCAATACATGAATTCTATGTTAGAAGAACAAGTGACATTTAATTTTTCTCCACATGACTCTCTTTTTGCCAGAAAATTACCGATTGCAAATCGTTAA